One Candidatus Nitrososphaera evergladensis SR1 genomic window, GACGAGGTGAGAGGAAAGAAGCTCTACATAAAATTGCTTGATTTTCTTAAAGACGCAGGGATTCTAGGCGCGACGGTGTGGACGGGTGTCGACGGGTTTGGCAAGCGCGGCAGGTCGTCTACCAAGCTTGAGGGGATTACAGTAAACATGCCCGTCTTGATCGAGATCATCGACGAGCGCTCCAAGATAGAGCCAATCCTTCCACAGATCAAGAGGATGGTCGGGGACAATGGAATCCTAACCATACAGGAAGTTCTTGCACTATAGTTCGTTTCCAAAATGAAGGCACGAATTGAGCTTGCGCTGAAAGATACATACACACGCAGCCCGGACAGCATAAATCCGGCGCAT contains:
- a CDS encoding DUF190 domain-containing protein, with product MKMKMWTLTIIFKRNDEVRGKKLYIKLLDFLKDAGILGATVWTGVDGFGKRGRSSTKLEGITVNMPVLIEIIDERSKIEPILPQIKRMVGDNGILTIQEVLAL